A window of the Marinitoga litoralis genome harbors these coding sequences:
- a CDS encoding ABC transporter substrate-binding protein, whose amino-acid sequence MKKMAFFVTLLLVGIFAFSAGEVVKAYTTLEEPLAKELFDRFEEETGIKVEWVRLSTGETVARLEAERENPQASIWVGGVGLGHVEAKQKGLTTPYKSPLAVNTPEQFRDPENYWIGLYVGVLAFATNEERAKELGLEAPKGWFDIIDSKYAGLVRVANPNTSGTAYNVITTVLHMFHEDEELTFMFLHQLDESIDQYTKSGSAGGKQAAIGEIPFAIGYAHDIFKLIANGAPLKVTVPMEGTGYELASMSLVKNGPNPVNAKKLYNWMLQREAQEMISKWFVLPVSKIAPKDKAPLNIDELRIVNQDFVWDAANRERLVERWNKEIGAR is encoded by the coding sequence ATGAAAAAGATGGCATTTTTTGTAACATTGTTGTTGGTAGGTATTTTTGCATTTTCAGCAGGTGAGGTTGTAAAGGCATATACAACGTTAGAAGAACCACTTGCAAAGGAATTATTTGATAGATTTGAAGAAGAAACAGGAATTAAAGTAGAATGGGTAAGATTATCAACAGGTGAAACAGTTGCTAGATTAGAAGCTGAAAGAGAAAATCCTCAAGCTTCTATTTGGGTTGGAGGCGTTGGTTTAGGTCACGTTGAAGCAAAGCAAAAAGGATTAACAACTCCATATAAATCACCTTTAGCTGTAAACACTCCAGAACAATTTAGAGATCCAGAAAACTATTGGATTGGATTATATGTGGGTGTTTTAGCATTTGCAACAAATGAAGAAAGGGCAAAAGAATTAGGTTTAGAAGCACCAAAAGGTTGGTTTGATATTATTGATTCAAAATATGCAGGTTTAGTAAGAGTTGCAAATCCAAATACTTCAGGTACTGCATATAACGTTATCACAACAGTTCTTCACATGTTCCATGAAGATGAAGAATTAACATTTATGTTCTTACATCAATTAGATGAAAGTATAGACCAATATACTAAATCAGGTTCTGCTGGTGGAAAACAAGCTGCTATAGGAGAAATTCCATTTGCTATTGGTTATGCACATGATATTTTTAAATTAATTGCTAATGGAGCTCCTTTAAAAGTTACAGTTCCTATGGAAGGTACAGGATATGAATTAGCATCAATGTCATTAGTAAAAAATGGACCAAATCCTGTAAATGCAAAAAAATTATACAATTGGATGTTACAAAGAGAAGCTCAAGAAATGATTTCAAAATGGTTTGTATTGCCAGTATCTAAAATAGCTCCTAAAGATAAAGCACCATTAAATATTGATGAATTAAGAATAGTTAATCAAGATTTTGTTTGGGACGCAGCTAATAGAGAAAGATTAGTAGAAAGATGGAATAAAGAAATAGGTGCTAGATAA
- a CDS encoding ABC transporter permease codes for MFTKKKVFYFIILLILVSVLDFWIFSNIKSSYNDVINDNFLKTSHIISRSIPQEGTNFSSWIKKYEEENENLKIIYIEGLPGFFETTDYYNEKEIYDFYLNNLNSTDFQKGIESAVYSEYYFSKNDYVINNSKYRIIFAPIINDDYDVLGVGVFFFKMDGYMEFYRLANIFMYAVIIIFILIYGIINFSRDPVMNFIILGIFAIVAVFTAYPLFEAVRLTFIQNGEFSLDIWKKILTTKQYLSAFWGSIKLGISTATLSTLVGFLFAFVLSRTDIKGKKFLSTMATLPVISPPFSLTLSILLLFGNNGLITKKILGLENFSIYGLGGLTLVQTMGMFPIAYLTMVGVLHSIDSTLEDASLDLNASKLETFLKVTLPLSMPGILSAWLLVFTNSLADFANPLILSGNYRVLSVEAYLEVTGMNRLGNGAALSILLLLPTITAFLVQRFWVSKKSFVTVTGKPSPRITELVSKPVKTVLVTLIIFIIIFLISLYGTIVAGCFVRNWGIDYTFTLENITEALQRGKDAILDTVTLASAATPIAGILAMMTALILVRKKFSGKRIFEILIMAPFAIPGTLIGISYILAFNKAPLILVGTGAIIVINYIIRELPVGVEGGVAALRQIDPSIEEAAQDLGADAPTVFKTVVLPLLRPAFISSLSYTFVRSMTAVSAVIFLISAKWYHITVLIYNFSENLRFGLASVLATTLIIIVLAAFGLMRLLVKESETLEKSVSQ; via the coding sequence ATGTTTACTAAAAAGAAAGTATTCTATTTCATTATATTATTAATATTAGTTTCGGTATTAGATTTTTGGATTTTTTCAAATATAAAAAGTTCATATAATGATGTAATAAATGATAATTTTTTAAAAACTAGTCATATTATATCTAGATCAATTCCTCAGGAGGGAACTAATTTTTCTTCATGGATAAAAAAATATGAAGAAGAAAATGAAAATCTTAAAATTATATATATAGAAGGGCTTCCAGGTTTTTTTGAAACTACTGATTATTACAATGAAAAGGAAATATATGATTTTTATTTAAATAATCTAAATTCTACAGATTTTCAAAAAGGTATTGAAAGTGCAGTATATAGTGAATACTATTTTTCAAAAAATGATTATGTGATAAATAATTCAAAATATAGAATTATTTTTGCACCTATCATTAATGATGATTATGATGTTTTAGGTGTTGGAGTATTTTTCTTTAAAATGGATGGATATATGGAATTTTATAGATTAGCTAATATTTTTATGTATGCAGTAATAATAATATTCATTTTAATATATGGAATAATAAATTTTTCAAGAGATCCCGTAATGAATTTTATTATTTTAGGAATTTTTGCAATTGTAGCTGTTTTTACAGCTTATCCGTTATTTGAAGCTGTTAGATTAACGTTTATTCAAAATGGAGAATTTTCATTAGATATTTGGAAAAAAATATTGACTACAAAACAATATTTAAGTGCTTTTTGGGGAAGTATTAAATTAGGTATTTCCACTGCAACATTATCAACATTAGTTGGTTTTTTGTTTGCGTTTGTATTATCAAGAACAGATATAAAAGGAAAGAAATTTTTAAGTACAATGGCAACATTACCAGTTATTTCTCCACCATTTTCTTTGACATTATCAATATTATTATTATTTGGGAATAACGGTTTAATTACGAAAAAAATATTAGGTTTAGAAAATTTTAGTATATATGGATTAGGCGGTTTAACTTTAGTACAAACTATGGGAATGTTTCCTATAGCATATTTAACTATGGTAGGTGTATTACATTCAATAGATTCAACTCTTGAAGATGCATCTTTAGATTTAAATGCCTCGAAATTAGAGACATTTTTGAAGGTAACATTACCATTATCTATGCCAGGGATTTTAAGTGCATGGTTATTAGTTTTTACTAACTCATTAGCAGATTTTGCAAATCCTTTGATATTGTCAGGAAATTATAGGGTATTATCTGTTGAAGCATATCTTGAAGTTACTGGTATGAATAGATTGGGTAATGGTGCAGCATTGTCAATATTATTATTATTGCCTACAATCACAGCGTTTTTAGTTCAAAGATTTTGGGTATCAAAGAAATCCTTTGTTACTGTAACAGGTAAGCCTTCACCTAGAATAACAGAATTGGTTTCTAAACCAGTAAAAACAGTATTAGTAACATTAATAATATTTATTATTATTTTCTTAATTTCATTATATGGAACAATTGTTGCAGGATGTTTTGTTAGAAACTGGGGAATTGATTACACATTTACTTTAGAAAACATAACTGAAGCTCTTCAAAGAGGTAAGGATGCAATTCTTGATACAGTTACATTAGCATCTGCAGCAACACCAATTGCTGGTATATTAGCTATGATGACAGCTTTAATTTTAGTTAGAAAGAAATTTAGTGGAAAGAGAATTTTTGAAATATTGATTATGGCACCATTTGCTATACCAGGTACATTAATAGGTATTAGTTATATATTGGCATTTAATAAGGCTCCATTAATTTTAGTTGGTACAGGTGCTATTATAGTTATTAACTATATAATTAGGGAATTACCTGTAGGTGTTGAAGGTGGAGTAGCTGCATTAAGACAAATTGATCCATCAATTGAAGAAGCTGCTCAAGATTTAGGCGCTGATGCTCCTACTGTATTTAAAACTGTGGTATTACCATTATTAAGACCAGCGTTTATATCAAGTCTTTCGTATACTTTTGTTAGGTCAATGACTGCTGTTAGTGCTGTTATATTCTTGATTTCAGCTAAATGGTATCATATAACAGTATTAATT